Proteins from one Caldanaerobius fijiensis DSM 17918 genomic window:
- a CDS encoding PocR ligand-binding domain-containing protein — protein sequence MISREVLQKSIDVYRNSTGVDAYAINPVGDVLYQTNNSYEFCRYFKKFVGDEYCRRIHVESGYRAENFGESYIFCCPSGLVHWSAPVVINKVMVAILVAGPVLMIQPDDIMLDDMVKKYDLTSQQLDLLRQSLKNIPVVIPERIRYLSELLLMVSEHISSEEMLQLKAKREFYEAQARIAEEIQEIKDENTFSYYPFEKERELVRLVKSGEKIAAKAILNELLGHIFFKSGGNFEYMKARVLELVVILSRAAVEGGADLEMIFGLNLKYLQDVGAISDVDELCYWLVKVLDRFTESIYNIGQSKNTTIYEAIDYIKKNYKRDLTLEEVARYVHLSPNYFSKLFKEEVGMSYTDYLNKLRVEESKKYLVRLDLNILDVALMVGFQDQSYFTRVFKKYEGISPGQFRKMSWGNI from the coding sequence ATGATATCCAGGGAAGTGTTGCAGAAGAGTATAGACGTGTACAGAAATTCAACCGGCGTAGACGCATACGCGATAAATCCTGTGGGAGATGTACTGTACCAGACTAATAACAGCTATGAATTCTGCCGCTATTTTAAGAAATTTGTAGGTGATGAGTATTGCAGAAGAATACATGTGGAGTCAGGTTATAGAGCCGAAAACTTTGGAGAATCGTATATTTTCTGCTGCCCTAGTGGTCTTGTACACTGGTCTGCGCCTGTGGTGATTAATAAGGTGATGGTTGCCATTTTAGTGGCGGGACCTGTATTGATGATTCAACCTGATGACATCATGTTGGATGATATGGTAAAAAAGTATGATTTAACTAGCCAGCAGCTTGATTTGTTAAGGCAATCTCTTAAAAATATACCTGTAGTTATACCAGAGCGCATACGCTATCTATCAGAACTTTTGCTTATGGTGTCAGAACACATAAGTTCTGAAGAGATGCTTCAGTTAAAAGCTAAAAGGGAATTTTATGAGGCACAGGCCAGAATTGCCGAAGAAATACAGGAGATAAAGGATGAAAACACATTTTCCTATTACCCCTTTGAAAAAGAAAGGGAACTGGTAAGACTGGTAAAATCAGGCGAAAAGATTGCGGCGAAAGCCATATTAAATGAACTGCTAGGTCATATATTTTTTAAAAGTGGTGGCAATTTTGAATACATGAAAGCCCGAGTTTTAGAGTTAGTTGTGATTCTGTCAAGGGCAGCGGTAGAAGGTGGTGCTGACCTGGAGATGATTTTTGGCCTTAATTTAAAATATCTTCAAGACGTTGGTGCCATATCTGATGTTGATGAGCTCTGCTACTGGCTTGTAAAAGTGCTGGATAGGTTTACAGAGAGTATATATAATATCGGTCAGTCTAAAAATACGACGATTTATGAAGCTATTGATTATATAAAAAAGAATTATAAAAGGGATCTGACTCTTGAAGAGGTTGCCAGGTATGTGCACTTAAGTCCTAATTACTTTTCAAAGTTGTTTAAAGAAGAAGTGGGAATGAGCTATACCGACTATCTCAACAAATTAAGGGTAGAAGAAAGTAAAAAATACCTGGTACGGTTGGATCTAAATATTCTCGACGTAGCACTAATGGTAGGATTTCAGGATCAGAGTTATTTTACCAGGGTATTCAA
- a CDS encoding ASKHA domain-containing protein, producing MPIEKNIEVLINKSIVLKNMGYKEISSIPQDILKEVDEAISHSMSLIKPMVVYERLPFEVNEREKVVLVDGKYQFKGDYLIRNIKGADSLIIAITTIGPDIDELCDKHFSLGDYFKGMVYDAIGAAALGSLNRKFWLQLVNTAKNEGIGITHRLSPGHNDWDIKDQEVIFSILDGSSIGVELSENFMMKPIKSLSVVYGMGKGIPVSRVDHDCIDCELDNCAFRVMPRAKQSYNVNIINGGNRLMVEVKRNQRLWDVLAEHKVPVENSCNGHGTCGKCRVIVHPVKPFDRLTQIEKGFISKEEAQKGYRLACAVLIDEDMEVLVPEIDRDAVVLSSGKEKGIVLKPRVKKINVSLEEPGLDDQRDDLKRLEDNIGSVKVGHNVIYKLPDVLRQNAFNVNAVVRNGELLDLVSRDREDLYGIAVDIGTTTIAAYFLDLKTGRQLDVYSALNPQKRYGADVITRINHTIMNQRGLGELHDLIIEELNDIVSYFCQNNGINSNDIYEIVVVGNTTMMHMFAGIPCGNIANAPYIPAYTKELEFKASEMEIKINPEGYVVMLPMVSGYIGADTIAAIIASGMYESEEISLLLDIGTNGEIVLGNKDKMISCSAAAGPAFEGAKITFGTGGIAGAISYVDLDSDSIYKTIGDKRPIGICGSGIVDAVSELIRKGIIDETGKMHRAEELKGLLEPRLLKRLVEYNGQVAFVLDDSTGIVLTQKDIRELQLAKGAIAAGVNILIKELGIQAEDIQKVYFAGGFGNYIRIESAVNIGLIPKILKDRIVQIGNGAGVGAKMALLSDDYLELAAKIRNEVKYVELSAMPVFQMEFMNEMYF from the coding sequence ATGCCGATTGAAAAAAATATAGAAGTCCTTATAAATAAAAGCATCGTCCTCAAAAATATGGGATATAAAGAGATTAGCAGTATACCACAGGATATATTAAAAGAAGTGGATGAAGCCATATCTCATTCCATGTCGCTTATAAAACCTATGGTAGTCTATGAGAGGCTGCCTTTTGAAGTAAATGAACGAGAAAAGGTTGTCTTGGTCGATGGAAAGTATCAATTTAAAGGTGACTATCTCATAAGAAATATAAAAGGAGCTGATTCGCTGATCATAGCTATAACCACTATAGGCCCGGATATTGATGAACTGTGCGATAAACATTTCAGTTTAGGGGATTATTTCAAGGGAATGGTTTACGATGCTATAGGTGCCGCAGCATTGGGTAGCCTTAACAGAAAATTCTGGCTTCAGTTAGTGAATACGGCTAAAAATGAAGGTATTGGAATAACACATAGATTGAGTCCGGGGCACAATGACTGGGACATAAAGGATCAAGAGGTCATATTTAGCATACTCGATGGCAGCTCTATAGGGGTAGAATTATCTGAGAACTTTATGATGAAGCCCATTAAATCTCTATCCGTGGTTTATGGAATGGGTAAAGGTATTCCCGTGTCTAGAGTGGACCATGATTGCATCGATTGTGAGCTGGATAATTGCGCGTTCAGGGTTATGCCGAGGGCGAAACAAAGTTATAATGTGAACATAATAAATGGTGGCAATAGGCTGATGGTAGAAGTGAAGCGGAATCAGCGCCTTTGGGATGTCCTGGCTGAACACAAGGTTCCTGTGGAGAATTCTTGTAACGGCCATGGAACGTGTGGCAAGTGCAGGGTTATTGTACATCCTGTAAAACCATTTGATAGGTTAACACAGATTGAAAAAGGTTTTATATCCAAAGAAGAAGCTCAAAAAGGTTATAGATTGGCATGTGCTGTTCTCATTGATGAGGATATGGAAGTCCTGGTGCCAGAAATAGATAGGGATGCGGTAGTATTATCTTCAGGTAAAGAAAAGGGAATTGTGCTAAAACCCAGAGTAAAAAAAATCAATGTTTCACTGGAAGAGCCAGGACTGGATGATCAAAGGGATGATCTTAAAAGGCTGGAAGATAACATTGGAAGCGTAAAGGTAGGGCATAACGTTATATACAAATTACCCGATGTCTTGAGACAAAACGCGTTTAATGTAAATGCGGTAGTAAGAAATGGCGAGCTTTTAGATTTGGTGTCAAGAGATCGTGAAGACCTTTACGGTATTGCAGTGGATATAGGAACGACGACAATTGCTGCGTATTTTCTGGATTTAAAGACAGGCAGACAATTGGACGTCTATTCGGCTCTCAATCCTCAAAAACGCTATGGAGCTGATGTAATAACGAGGATAAACCATACGATTATGAATCAAAGGGGATTAGGTGAGCTTCACGATTTAATAATAGAAGAGTTGAACGACATCGTGTCTTACTTTTGCCAAAACAATGGCATAAACAGCAATGACATATATGAAATTGTGGTGGTAGGTAACACTACCATGATGCACATGTTTGCAGGGATACCCTGCGGCAATATCGCCAACGCTCCTTATATACCTGCATATACCAAAGAATTAGAGTTTAAAGCCAGTGAAATGGAGATAAAAATAAACCCTGAGGGTTATGTGGTGATGTTGCCCATGGTATCTGGGTACATAGGTGCAGATACCATTGCAGCGATTATAGCAAGCGGCATGTATGAGAGCGAAGAGATAAGCTTACTTTTGGATATTGGTACCAATGGAGAGATAGTGTTGGGCAATAAAGATAAGATGATATCTTGCTCTGCGGCTGCAGGCCCTGCTTTTGAGGGTGCTAAGATAACTTTTGGAACAGGAGGTATTGCAGGCGCTATAAGCTATGTAGATCTTGATAGCGATAGTATTTATAAAACCATAGGCGACAAAAGACCTATAGGGATTTGTGGTTCGGGCATCGTGGATGCCGTTTCTGAGCTCATTAGAAAAGGAATAATTGATGAGACAGGCAAGATGCACAGAGCTGAAGAGCTGAAAGGTCTATTGGAACCCCGGCTTTTAAAGAGGTTGGTGGAATATAACGGTCAGGTCGCATTTGTGCTTGATGATTCAACGGGAATTGTGTTGACCCAGAAGGATATAAGGGAACTTCAGTTAGCAAAGGGTGCTATAGCAGCTGGTGTAAACATCCTGATAAAGGAGCTGGGTATTCAAGCTGAAGATATACAGAAGGTCTATTTTGCAGGAGGTTTTGGTAACTATATAAGAATAGAAAGTGCTGTAAACATTGGACTCATTCCCAAGATACTAAAAGATAGAATCGTTCAGATAGGAAATGGAGCGGGAGTCGGGGCCAAGATGGCTTTGCTTTCAGATGATTACCTTGAATTGGCGGCAAAGATAAGAAATGAGGTAAAATATGTAGAACTTTCTGCTATGCCTGTATTTCAAATGGAATTTATGAATGAGATGTATTTCTAG
- a CDS encoding ABC transporter ATP-binding protein, with protein MSSYKRILSHLYKQRYLALLPVLSIALTVGLDLYNPYFSRILIDKVIIGKQTKLLTGILITLISINAIRGILMYLRSYYLEMVSENTVLDLKYDLFRHIQSMPFKFFDDMETGELMSRMTNDIDNIKAVIAYGASIFIECIVYLISATILLLNISVKLTLLSIVALPFVAYLAFRFEKLIDRIYGKISDQAAKLNSTAEQNIAGMRVVHAFGRWNYEREKFRKENKSFLDLNIEETEIWAKYIPMMDFLSGLSVIIMLYVGGLMVIKKTITIGELVAFNGYIWMLIWPVRNMGWLVNMMAQAKASAGKIMSIFNAKPEVADAKDSIAVENIRGHVVFKDVSYKREGQTILEKINIDAKPGSKIAIMGTTGSGKTSIVNLIGRYYELTSGEITIDGINIKDMSLRNLRSCIGIVMQDTFLFSDTIAANIAFGKPDATMEEIIKAAKIARAHDFIMSMPEGYDTVVGERGVGLSGGQKQRIAIARAILKDPKILILDDATSAVDMHTEKEIIEALSNVMKGRTTFIIAHRVSSVKDADEIIMLENGRIVERGNHRELIDKKGKYFSLYTQQYKVFEFIDEEAI; from the coding sequence ATGTCATCATACAAGAGAATTCTGTCACATTTATACAAACAGCGATACCTGGCGTTGCTGCCTGTATTATCCATAGCCTTAACTGTTGGCCTCGACCTTTATAATCCATATTTTTCTAGAATTCTTATAGACAAGGTTATCATAGGAAAACAGACCAAACTTCTGACCGGTATACTCATAACGCTTATATCTATAAACGCCATAAGGGGTATACTGATGTATCTAAGGTCTTATTACCTAGAGATGGTGTCTGAAAATACCGTACTCGACTTAAAATACGATTTGTTCAGGCATATCCAATCCATGCCTTTCAAATTCTTTGACGACATGGAAACAGGTGAGTTGATGTCCAGGATGACCAATGACATTGACAACATCAAAGCTGTCATCGCTTATGGAGCCAGCATATTTATAGAGTGCATTGTGTACCTGATATCCGCGACTATCTTGCTGTTGAATATAAGCGTAAAGCTTACACTATTATCTATTGTGGCGTTGCCCTTTGTAGCGTACCTGGCATTTCGCTTTGAAAAACTTATAGACAGAATATACGGCAAGATAAGCGATCAGGCAGCCAAGCTCAACTCTACTGCTGAGCAGAACATCGCGGGTATGAGGGTCGTCCACGCTTTTGGCAGGTGGAATTACGAAAGAGAAAAGTTCCGAAAAGAAAATAAATCTTTTCTGGACTTGAATATAGAGGAAACAGAAATATGGGCTAAATATATACCTATGATGGACTTTTTAAGCGGTTTAAGCGTCATAATCATGTTATACGTAGGTGGCCTTATGGTCATAAAAAAGACCATAACCATAGGGGAATTGGTGGCTTTTAACGGCTATATCTGGATGCTTATATGGCCCGTTAGAAACATGGGATGGCTTGTCAATATGATGGCTCAAGCCAAAGCATCTGCCGGCAAGATAATGTCTATATTCAACGCAAAGCCTGAAGTTGCAGATGCCAAAGATTCTATTGCTGTAGAGAATATACGGGGACACGTGGTCTTCAAAGACGTCTCTTACAAAAGAGAAGGCCAAACCATACTTGAAAAGATAAATATCGATGCAAAGCCCGGCTCAAAAATCGCCATAATGGGTACTACAGGTTCAGGAAAAACTTCCATAGTAAACCTCATAGGCAGGTATTACGAACTAACTTCAGGTGAGATAACCATTGACGGCATAAACATAAAAGACATGAGCCTTCGCAACTTAAGAAGCTGCATTGGTATAGTTATGCAAGATACATTTCTCTTTTCTGATACCATCGCTGCAAATATCGCTTTCGGTAAGCCTGATGCTACCATGGAAGAAATCATAAAAGCCGCAAAAATAGCCAGAGCCCACGACTTTATTATGAGCATGCCTGAGGGCTATGATACCGTGGTCGGTGAGAGAGGGGTAGGTCTGTCAGGAGGACAAAAGCAGAGGATAGCCATTGCCAGAGCAATCCTCAAAGATCCTAAGATTTTGATACTGGACGACGCCACATCCGCTGTGGATATGCATACCGAAAAAGAGATCATTGAAGCACTGAGCAATGTAATGAAAGGTCGTACCACCTTTATAATCGCCCATAGAGTGTCATCAGTCAAAGATGCCGATGAGATTATCATGCTAGAAAATGGTAGAATTGTAGAGCGCGGCAATCATAGAGAACTTATTGATAAAAAGGGCAAGTATTTCTCTCTTTATACCCAGCAATACAAGGTATTCGAATTTATCGACGAGGAGGCAATATAA
- a CDS encoding ABC transporter ATP-binding protein, which translates to MAKSKLLDDEVLEKPFNKNTFLRIAGYLKPHIKAIALILTLIGITSVIGLLNPYLMKQSIDNYISRGDIKGLTVLVLVFLTLNIISMICSRYRISIMSKVAKNILYQIRQDLFSHLQELSIDFFESRPIGKILSRVIGDVNSLNDVIINTITSIVPDSITLIAIIIILFKLHARLAIIGLIILPFLAVSLFTIQVVSRKRWQQVRKKFSTANAYIHETFAGAKVVKAFVMEDDTCNTFLDLSKDIRRVWLNAIRINNALWPVIDASWGISMALVYWYGIKLLNTGGITIGLLVAFTGYIGMLWQPIINLSNFYNSLISAMAGAERIFEIMDIKPAIIEKPDAVEISEIKGEVEFRNVTFSYDKERDVLKNVSFKVEPGETIALVGPTGAGKTTIINLIARFYDATEGKVLIDGRDIRDIKLKSLRSKMGIMLQDTYLFNGTIADNIRYGKLDATMDEIVNAAKLVGAHDFIINMEKGYDTEIKEMGNRLSVGQRQLIALARTIIADPHILILDEATSSIDTHTEIMLQKALEKVMENRTSFVIAHRLSTIRNADRIFVVDDGRIIEMGSHSELINLKGLYYNLYKSQHEAMEKIS; encoded by the coding sequence ATGGCAAAAAGCAAATTGCTAGATGATGAGGTACTGGAAAAACCTTTTAACAAGAACACCTTTTTGAGGATAGCGGGATATTTAAAACCTCATATAAAAGCCATCGCGCTGATCCTGACCCTCATTGGCATAACATCAGTCATAGGGCTTTTAAACCCATACCTCATGAAACAATCTATTGACAACTATATATCTAGAGGAGATATAAAAGGCCTAACGGTGCTTGTGTTGGTGTTCCTAACCTTGAATATCATCTCCATGATATGCTCAAGGTACAGGATAAGTATTATGTCAAAGGTGGCCAAAAATATCTTATATCAAATACGACAGGATTTGTTTTCCCACCTTCAAGAGCTTTCCATAGATTTCTTTGAGAGCAGGCCAATAGGTAAAATCCTCTCAAGGGTTATAGGCGATGTAAATTCGCTAAATGACGTCATTATAAACACAATCACCAGTATCGTACCTGACTCTATAACACTGATTGCCATCATCATAATCCTTTTTAAGCTCCATGCCCGCCTGGCAATCATAGGCCTCATTATCTTGCCATTCCTCGCCGTAAGTCTTTTTACTATCCAGGTCGTATCAAGGAAGAGATGGCAGCAGGTCAGGAAAAAATTTTCAACAGCCAATGCCTATATTCATGAGACTTTTGCAGGAGCAAAAGTCGTAAAAGCTTTTGTCATGGAAGATGACACCTGCAATACCTTCTTAGACCTTTCAAAGGACATAAGAAGGGTTTGGTTAAACGCCATAAGGATAAACAACGCGCTATGGCCGGTAATTGACGCTTCATGGGGTATAAGTATGGCTCTCGTCTACTGGTACGGAATAAAGCTATTAAATACTGGCGGAATTACCATTGGGCTCCTGGTTGCCTTTACAGGGTATATCGGTATGCTCTGGCAGCCCATAATAAACTTGAGCAATTTTTATAATTCCCTTATATCAGCTATGGCTGGAGCTGAGCGCATTTTTGAAATCATGGATATAAAGCCTGCCATCATAGAAAAACCAGATGCCGTTGAAATAAGTGAGATAAAAGGTGAAGTAGAATTTAGAAATGTAACCTTCAGTTACGACAAGGAGAGAGATGTACTTAAAAATGTAAGCTTTAAGGTAGAACCGGGTGAGACCATCGCTCTGGTAGGCCCTACAGGAGCCGGTAAAACCACCATAATAAATCTTATCGCCCGCTTTTATGACGCTACCGAAGGAAAGGTATTAATAGATGGGCGAGATATCAGGGATATAAAACTGAAATCCTTAAGATCCAAGATGGGAATAATGTTGCAAGATACGTATCTTTTTAATGGTACCATCGCTGATAATATAAGGTATGGAAAATTAGACGCCACTATGGATGAAATAGTAAACGCCGCAAAATTGGTCGGAGCCCATGATTTCATAATAAACATGGAAAAAGGTTATGACACGGAAATCAAAGAAATGGGCAACAGGCTATCAGTAGGACAGCGCCAGCTCATAGCCCTGGCCAGAACCATAATAGCCGATCCCCATATTCTCATACTGGATGAAGCTACATCCAGTATAGATACCCATACCGAGATAATGCTGCAAAAAGCGCTAGAAAAAGTCATGGAAAATCGTACATCTTTCGTAATAGCCCACAGGCTTTCAACCATAAGAAACGCTGACAGAATATTTGTAGTAGACGATGGTAGAATCATAGAAATGGGATCTCACAGCGAACTCATAAATCTTAAAGGACTTTATTACAATCTGTATAAGTCGCAGCATGAAGCCATGGAAAAGATCTCTTGA
- a CDS encoding sugar phosphate isomerase/epimerase family protein: MKIGLSTYSLVQLIYKNEMTVLDAIQWIADNGGEHVEIVPFGFTLADNPQLVEDIRKKAEDVGLEISMYSILANLLQETEEDYEREIKRLMDAVDITHNLGAKFMRHDVVAFRNMPEDPVKQFEIDLPKIVEGCKRIADYAAQYGIITTIENHGFYVNGSERVQRVLNAVNKPNFKTTVDVGNFLCVDQDPLIGVKDNMRFAAMIHLKDFYVRKYYDNPGEGWFRTSHGNYLRGAIVGQGDMDIRHIIKIIKDSGYDGYISVEFEGLEDPRIGSKYGMDNAKRIWNEV, translated from the coding sequence ATGAAAATAGGTTTAAGTACCTATAGTTTAGTACAATTAATTTACAAAAATGAAATGACAGTACTGGACGCCATACAGTGGATAGCAGACAATGGAGGCGAACATGTAGAAATAGTGCCTTTTGGGTTTACTTTGGCTGATAACCCTCAGCTCGTAGAAGATATTAGAAAAAAAGCTGAAGATGTAGGTCTGGAAATCTCTATGTATTCAATACTGGCTAATTTATTACAAGAAACAGAAGAAGATTACGAAAGAGAAATCAAAAGATTAATGGATGCAGTCGATATCACTCACAATTTAGGCGCTAAGTTCATGAGGCATGATGTTGTCGCATTTAGAAATATGCCTGAAGACCCAGTAAAACAATTTGAAATAGATTTGCCAAAAATCGTAGAAGGGTGTAAAAGGATCGCTGATTATGCAGCTCAGTATGGTATAATAACGACAATAGAAAACCATGGGTTCTATGTAAATGGAAGTGAACGCGTGCAGAGAGTCTTAAATGCGGTGAACAAACCTAATTTTAAGACAACTGTTGACGTAGGAAATTTCTTATGCGTAGATCAAGACCCATTGATAGGTGTAAAGGATAATATGCGCTTTGCCGCCATGATACACCTAAAAGATTTTTACGTCAGAAAATATTATGATAATCCTGGTGAAGGCTGGTTTAGAACATCCCACGGGAATTATTTAAGAGGTGCAATAGTCGGCCAGGGAGACATGGATATACGCCATATAATTAAAATTATAAAAGACTCCGGTTATGATGGATATATATCAGTAGAATTTGAAGGCCTGGAAGACCCAAGAATTGGTTCGAAATATGGTATGGATAATGCAAAGCGCATCTGGAATGAGGTTTAA
- a CDS encoding MFS transporter, with product MSRKERDFILFLLAGAFLGFASGISDSTLNNYLNEVFKISALQRGWIEFPRELPGLLVVFIAGFLFFLGDVRIAVVANLVGALGLFGIGLFAHSFNVLLIWLVLYSTGLHLYMPVSSSIGMNLSTEEDMGKRLGTLNSINTLGNVLGCIAVLLGFGIFKISYNLGFIIAGFAFVTAAVLTIRMHSEKPKLQKAKFVFRKQYSLFYWLNILFGARKQVFITFAPWVLIKVFNQKVEVFAVLGIVGALIGIFFKPLVGRLIDIIGEKYILMGEAFILIFISLGYAYLGKFRAESFALYMAFACYIVDQMLMAVGMARSTYIKKTIIDPEDLTATLSTGVSLDHMVSMSIPTLGGLIWTLYGYKYVFLGAAFIALLNLISTSFINVKRVNVSENVAG from the coding sequence TTGTCTAGAAAGGAAAGGGATTTCATACTTTTTCTTCTGGCGGGTGCGTTTTTGGGTTTTGCTTCAGGCATTTCCGATTCTACATTGAACAATTATTTAAATGAAGTGTTTAAAATTTCAGCATTGCAGAGGGGCTGGATTGAATTTCCAAGGGAGTTGCCCGGGCTTCTGGTAGTTTTTATAGCGGGCTTTTTATTCTTCTTGGGCGATGTGAGGATTGCGGTAGTAGCCAATTTAGTAGGAGCTTTGGGCCTTTTTGGCATAGGCCTTTTTGCCCATTCTTTTAACGTGCTGTTGATATGGCTTGTGCTTTATAGCACGGGTCTTCATCTGTATATGCCTGTTTCTTCCAGTATCGGGATGAATCTTTCAACAGAAGAGGATATGGGTAAACGGTTGGGGACGTTAAACTCTATAAATACTTTGGGTAACGTGCTAGGTTGTATTGCAGTGTTGCTGGGATTTGGTATCTTTAAAATTAGTTACAATTTGGGGTTTATCATAGCAGGTTTCGCTTTCGTAACGGCGGCAGTATTGACTATAAGGATGCATTCAGAAAAACCGAAGTTACAGAAAGCCAAGTTTGTATTTAGAAAACAGTACAGCCTTTTTTACTGGCTAAATATATTATTTGGAGCTAGAAAGCAGGTATTTATAACATTTGCTCCGTGGGTACTTATTAAAGTATTTAACCAGAAGGTAGAGGTTTTTGCGGTGCTGGGTATCGTGGGTGCTTTAATAGGGATATTTTTTAAACCGTTGGTAGGCAGATTGATCGACATTATAGGGGAAAAATACATACTCATGGGAGAAGCCTTTATACTCATATTTATAAGTTTGGGATACGCTTATTTAGGAAAATTTCGCGCAGAAAGTTTTGCTCTATATATGGCTTTTGCATGCTATATCGTAGATCAGATGCTTATGGCTGTAGGCATGGCTAGGTCTACGTACATAAAGAAAACAATAATAGATCCAGAAGACCTTACAGCTACCTTATCGACCGGTGTGAGTCTAGATCACATGGTATCTATGAGCATTCCTACGCTGGGAGGTTTGATATGGACTCTTTACGGTTATAAATATGTGTTCTTAGGGGCTGCATTTATCGCTTTGCTCAATCTGATTTCTACGTCTTTTATAAATGTGAAAAGGGTAAATGTCAGCGAAAACGTTGCCGGATAG
- a CDS encoding OsmC family protein: MAVVTFKATSRKLPEGLAVESDVRGFKMVLDEPEDLGGTNKGMNPVEALLCALGSCQSIVAAVFAEQQGINLQEFWVELEGDLDTDGFMGLSDVRPGFLEVRFKMHIKSDSPEDKVKEFAKFIEKRCPVGDTLANGVKLVSSGVVIE, encoded by the coding sequence ATGGCAGTAGTGACTTTTAAGGCCACTTCTAGAAAGTTGCCAGAAGGCTTGGCGGTAGAGAGCGATGTGAGAGGATTTAAAATGGTTTTAGATGAACCAGAGGATCTGGGCGGTACCAATAAGGGAATGAATCCTGTAGAAGCCCTTCTCTGCGCATTGGGTTCATGCCAGTCCATTGTTGCAGCAGTTTTTGCTGAACAGCAGGGCATAAACCTGCAGGAATTCTGGGTCGAGCTGGAAGGCGATCTGGATACCGATGGGTTTATGGGTCTTTCTGATGTCAGACCAGGTTTCCTGGAGGTCAGATTTAAGATGCACATAAAGAGTGATTCGCCGGAAGATAAAGTAAAGGAATTTGCTAAATTCATTGAAAAGAGATGCCCTGTGGGCGATACATTGGCAAATGGAGTTAAACTGGTTTCGTCAGGTGTGGTTATTGAGTAA